A window from Hypomesus transpacificus isolate Combined female chromosome 26, fHypTra1, whole genome shotgun sequence encodes these proteins:
- the si:ch73-389b16.1 gene encoding coiled-coil domain-containing protein 18, giving the protein MRELGAKNSQLRRRLCSMEEENASLVTENKQLITELEAAHLELASSKTKVLVLGSTVGSRSSCVSQMKDEIESLEAEVEAQVQALRDTEKKLQETRADLEMRCRLVDKLKEELTVVRVELEDRTDLEKRAEQQRNDAIIDAERQSSALQGFKEDVADKLKKVLESESKLKEALVRCDKDRESWEKKCSHLEQERDNMRLLMGQLKEDLDKMKTVSEEMDTLRLQVKEASSKSGLLERRLSETEVAKKDLEELRTENRGLQKLNRSQENLLEQSQREVQQTKAELAGLEAIICSLHLREGRGGALCANPCLLPGGSSDQLNLKPGEQYQRLLPVLRVMEQEKSRQAAVACGLQENLSRAQEDTRVLQSDVTQQDQQLRKLHAELQARTSDIAQLEMELKRKSSLLEATEKQLEAKEIAVLHAVKRNTNLEHNLLEKSTSTQEFKNTLEKKTRDLQEALAESQRISTDKSWEQEDKITKLQFSLDQTHAQLAKLENDYSSAQREKQEYLQKADRLQASLSKVTQVCCPTTQTNTIYLAVPLSYCPACPSYSARRPCHVPVLHLHSPFPTLLAILYMPQWPILKFPNGNSSFGHCVTFEEIEMKAIQDQEDLLSLKSQGTQSTTKVRFLESALATCQEELNGCMEQIQGAKNRYDRELETKAKELEALQEEVRNSSNQFQNSNEQVHQLEHRIQKQQSTQQQSASKISELEDSQSQLLKQVSHLQRTLEKEKAKTCKELREMEDRALEAGQLAERREKEALQLSTNVKQLTGDMNRFRGELTEKEQELLKIRRDSDTKACELAKMEKMLQETKGLLDKKSETSAESKPTGTDNMVEDLEERVRCSRRDRRNSLHHTQLLESQMKTVRGELVDTLDHLQELRNVLRRSQQKAEERKAAMDKLAAGLRLGFLYVLCVCVRVCVCENCPARESQNELELTRRELERKQQEVHHTSSRETHDELLQQRSLQLEHLAVTVENYKQDLEQKLILQQGALETSQREAKEKAMQIEFLTERLELIKTQLQLKEDVQQEHLAQSQQLRLCREKLHLTGQSLQEMRSRCESLATQLEESTQFGQETEFQARDLKETLAKVMEQAAQTEVRTQATVSVLRQELDTVKRLHLNELSALQESQVEVLKASECISDTLRCSQDQLTYDLQQTRSCLEDSQGNTAALLAELQARERLLQSTNETLLIKESEVTRLRAKISSRERASELHSMAVRSGLASAGHASAGNTLLPLLGKNDDNGWLSIQVKDKQGDHADQHTTPLFCTVTDFSRVCISAECAQE; this is encoded by the exons ATGAGGGAACTAGGGGCCAAAAACTCACAGCTCAGGAGAAGGTTATGCTCAATGGAGGAAGAGAATGCCTCTCTGGTCACGGAGAACAAACAACTGATTACTGAGCTGGAAGCAGCACATCTCGAACTTGCCAGCTCCAAAACCAAA GTACTGGTTCTAGGTTCCACTGTGGGGTCAAGGTCGTCATGTGTGTCCCAGATGAAAGATGAAATTGAGAGTCTTGAGGCTGAGGTTGAGGCCCAAGTCCAAGCTCTCAG GGATACGGAGAAGAAGCTACAAGAGACTCGAGCAGATCTGGAGATGAGGTGCAGACTTGTTGACAAACTGAAAGAAGAGTTAACAGTGGTAAGAGTTGAATTGGAAGACAGAACAGACCTGGAGAAAAG AGCTGAACAGCAAAGAAATGACGCTATCATCGATGCTGAAAGGCAGTCATCTGCACTCCAGGGGTTCAAGGAAGATGTGGCAGATAAACTAAAAAAG GTGTTGGAAAGTGAAAGCAAATTAAAGGAGGCTCTTGTTCGATGTGATAAAGATCGTGAGTCATGGGAGAAGAAGTGCTCTCATCTTGAGCAAGAGAGGGACAACATGAGGCTGCTGATGGG CCAGTTAAAGGAGGACTTGGATAAAATGAAGACGGTGAGTGAGGAAATGGACACCTTGCGCTTGCAAGTGAAAGAGGCGTCCAGCAAGAGCGGGCTGCTGGAGAGGAGGCTGAGTGAGACGGAGGTGGCTAAGAAAGACCTAGAAGAGTTGAGGACGGAGAACCGGGGCCTGCAGAAGCTTAACCGCAGCCAGGAGAACCTACTGgagcagagtcagagagaggtcCAACAGACCAAAGCCGAACTGGCTGGCCTCGAGGCCATCATCTGCTCACTGCATCTCAGAGAG ggcagaggaggagcatTGTGTGCCAATCCTTGTCTTCTTCCCGGGGGATCTTCCGATCAGCTTAATCTCAAGCCAG GGGAGCAGTACCAACGTCTCCTGCCTGTGCTCCGTGTCATGGAGCAGGAGAAAAGCAGACAGGCAGCCGTGGCTTGCGGACTTCAGGAGAATCTGAGTCGGGCTCAAGAAGACACGCGCGTGCTGCAAAGCGACGTGACCCAGCAAGACCAGCAGCTCCGGAAACTCCACGCCGAGCTCCAGGCTAGGACGTCGGACATCGCACAGCTGGAGATGGAA TTAAAGAGGAAgagctctctcctggaggctaCCGAGAAGCAACTAGAGGCGAAGGAAATCGCGGTCTTGCATGCTGTGAAGAGGAATACGAATCTAGAGCACAACCTGTTG GAAAAGAGCACCAGCACGCAAGAGTTTAAAAACACTCTGGAAAAAAAGACGAGGGACTTGCAGGAGGCGTTAGCAGAATCCCAGAGGATAAGCACAGACAAGAGTTGGGAGCAAGAGGATAAAATAACAAAA TTACAGTTTTCCCTGGACCAGACACATGCTCAGCTGGCGAAGCTGGAGAACGACTACTCTTCAGCACAACGGGAAAAACAAGAGTATCTTCAGAAAGCTGACAGACTTCAGGCTTCTCTCAGCAAAGTCACACAAGTCTGCTGCccaaccacacaaacaaacacaatttaCCTTGCTGTACCCTTGTCTTATTGTCCAGCTTGTCCTAGTTATTCAGCTCGAAGGCCTTGTCACGTGCCTGTTCTGCATTTACACAGTCCTTTTCCTACACTATTGGCCATACTGTATATGCCTCAATGGCCTATTTTGAAATTCCCCAATGGGAATTCCAGCTTTGGACA TTGTGTTACATTTGAGGAAATCGAGATGAAAGCCATACAAGACCAGGAGGACTTGCTGTCTCTTAAATCTCAGGGAACACAGTCCACTACCAAA GTGAGGTTTTTGGAGTCAGCTCTGGCAACATGCCAAGAGGAGTTAAACGGCTGCATGGAGCAGATTCAGGGAGCCAAGAACCGGTATGACCGAGAGCTGGAAACGAAAGCCAAAGAG TTGGAGGcgctgcaggaggaggtgaggaacagTTCCAATCAGTTCCAGAACTCCAATGAGCAGGTCCATCAGCTTGAGCATCGAATCCAGAAGCAGCAATCCACACAGCAGCAAAGTGCCTCTAAGATCTCTGAACTTGaggacagccaatcacagctacTCAAACAG GTCTCCCACCTGCAGAGGAcgctggagaaagagaaggccaAAACCTGCAAGGAgctgagggagatggaggatcgAGCCCTGGAGGCCGGTCAGCTGGCAGAGAGGCGTGAGAAAGAGGCTCTCCAACTCTCCACCAATGTCAA GCAGTTGACAGGGGACATGAACCGGTTTCGCGGCGAGCTGACCGAGAAGGAGCAGGAGCTGTTGAAGATCCGCCGGGACAGTGACACCAAGGCCTGCGAGCTGGCCAAGATGGAGAAGATGCTGCAGGAGACCAAGGGCCTGCTGGACAAGAAGAGCGAGACCAGCGCGGAGAGCAAGCCCACCGGGACCGACAACATGG tggaggacctggaggagagggtgcgCTGCAGCCGGCGCGACCGGAGGAACTCCCTCCACCACACGCAGCTGCTGGAGAGCCAGATGAAGACGGTGCGAGGCGAGCTGGTGGACACCCTGGACCACCTCCAGGAGCTGCGCAACGTGCTGCGCCGCTCCCAGCAGAAGGCCGAGGAGCGCAAAGCCGCCATGGATAAACTGGCCGCGGGGCTCAG ACTTGGGTTCctatatgtgttgtgtgtgtgcgtgcgtgtgtgtgtctgtgagaattGTCCTGCCAGGGAAAGTCAGAATGAGCTGGAGTTGACACGTagggagctggagagaaagCAACAGGAGGTTCATCACACGAGCAGTAGGGAGACACACGACGAGCTGCTGCAGCAAAGATCACTACAG CTGGAACACCTAGCGGTCACGGTCGAGAATTATAAACAGGACCTCGAGCAGAAGCTAATTCTCCAACAGGGGGCGCTGGAGACCTcccagagagaggccaaggAGAAGGCAATGCAG ATAGAGTTTCTGACTGAGAGGCTGGAGTTGATTAAGACCCAACTGCAATTGAAAGAGGACGTGCAACAG GAACACCTGGCACAGAGCCAGCAGCTACGTTTGTGTAGGGAGAAGCTGCACCTGACCGGGCAGAGCCTGCAGGAGATGAGGAGTCGCTGCGAGAGCCTGGCCACACAGCTGGAGGAAAGCACCCAGTTTGGTCAGGAAACG GAGTTCCAGGCCAGGGATCTGAAGGAGACGCTGGCCAAGGTCATGGAACAGGCCGCCCAGACAGAAGTCAGGACACAGGCCACTGTGTCGGTCCTCAGGCAAGAACTGGACACAGTCAAAAGACTGCATCTGAACGAG TTGTCCGCGCTACAGGAGAGCCAGGTGGAGGTGCTGAAGGCTTCGGAGTGCATCTCCGACACCCTCCGCTGCTCGCAGGACCAGCTGACCTATGACCTGCAGCAGACAAGGTCGTGTCTGGAGGACTCCCAGGGCAACACCGCCGCCCTGCTGGCTGAACTGCAGGCTCGCGAGCGGCTGCTCCAAAGCACCAACGAGACCTTGCTCATCAAG GAGTCGGAAGTCACCCGTCTGAGGGCCAAGATCTCCAGCCGGGAGAGAGCCTCCGAGCTCCACAGCATGGCAGTCCGCTCAGGCCTGGCCTCCGCAGGCCACGCCAGTGCTGGGAACACCCTGTTGCCCCTGCTGGGTAAGAACGACGACAACGGCTGGCTCTCCATCCAAGTGAAGGACAAGCAAGGGGACCACGCCGACCAGCACACCACACCGCTGTTCTGTACCGTGACAGATTTTTCCAGAGTGTGCATAAGTGCTGAATGTGCTCAAGAATGA
- the scinla gene encoding scinderin like a, giving the protein MVFHKEFQTAGKEPGLQVWRVEKMDLKPVPKQLHGNFFTGDAYIVLFTTPAPSYNVHMWLGSESSQDEMGAAAIFTTQLDDFLGGAPVQFREVQDNESLTFLGYFKSGVKYQKGGVASGFQHVVTNDMNVKRLLQVKGRRAIRATEVAMSWASFNQGDCFIIDLGKDIYQWCGSECNRFERLKAAQVAIDIRDNERNGRAKLQMIEEGDEPQAVTDALGPKPNIAAGSSDDETDRGSKQGSLYMVSILLSSHAVHKQIVFGSLKTLNQIHVGKRSKHILGRTAFCKLIVGPSASEAERKAAMKAADQFIKEKNYPRLTQIQVMPAGAETTLFKQFFSNWRDKDQTSGPGRAYTVGRIASVKQVPFDMSSLHGNKAMAAQHNMVDDGSGSIQVWRIEGGDKVPVDPSNYGQFFGGDCYLVLYTYRQGSKEKHIIYTWQGLKCTQDELAASAFLTVQLDDSMGGMPVQVRVTQGQEPAHLMSLFKGKPMIIHLGGTSRKGGQSRVAATRLFHIRQSSTRATRAVEVEPTAASLNTNDVFALKSPQSTFLWRGMGASEEEMTAAKYVANFLGGSATEVLEGKEPAGLWSALGGKKEYQTSKSLQKTVKPPRLFGCSNKTGRLVAEEVPGDITQSDLATDDVMLLDTWDQVFIWIGREANEVERTGSAKIASDYVGSDPSGRRNIPVATIKQGAEPPTFTGWFQAWDANMWDTDPLERIRARF; this is encoded by the exons ATGGTGTTCCACAAAGAGTTCCAGACTGCAGGCAAGGAGCCGGGCCTGCAGGTGTGGCGTGTGGAGAAGATGGACCTGAAGCCTGTTCCTAAACAGCTCCATGGAAACTTCTTCACCGGGGATGCTTACATTGTGCTGTTCACCACTCCTGCCCCATCCTACAACGTCCACATGTGGCTAG GCAGCGAGAGCTCCCAGGATGAGATGGGAGCCGCCGCCATCTTTACCACCCAGCTGGATGACTTTCTGGGAGGCGCGCCGGTTCAGTTTCGCGAAGTCCAGGACAACGAGTCTTTAACCTTCCTGGGTTACTTCAAGTCTGGCGTGAAGTACCAG AAAGGAGGAGTGGCCTCTGGCTTCCAGCACGTGGTGACCAACGACATGAACGTCAAGCGCTTGCTGCAAGTCAAGGGCCGTCGAGCAATCAGAGCCACGGAGGTCGCCATGTCCTGGGCCAGCTTCAACCAGGGAGATTGCTTCATCATCGACCTGGGCAAG GACATCTACCAATGGTGTGGCAGCGAGTGCAACCGCTTTGAGCGCTTGAAGGCAGCTCAGGTGGCCATCGATATCCGTGACAACGAGAGGAACGGCCGTGCCAAGCTGCAGATGATTGAGGAAGGAGACGAGCCACAGGCCGTCACAGAT GCTCTCGGACCCAAGCCCAACATCGCTGCCGGAAGTTCAGACGATGAAACTGACAGAGGCAGCAAACAAGGATCCCTCTACATGGTCAGTATTCTCCTATCATCACACGCCGTACACAAACAAATAGTGTTCGGATCTTTAAAGACCTTGAATCAGATCCATGTAGGAAAAAGATCAAAGCACATATTAGGTAGGACTGCTTTCTgta aactcatTGTAGGACCAAGTGCCAGTGAAGCAGAACGCAAAGCTGCCATGAAGGCTGCCGACCAGTTCATCAAAGAGAAGAACTACCCAAGGCTGACCCAG ATCCAGGTCATGCCAGCAGGGGCCGAGACGACCCTATTCAAGCAGTTCTTCTCCAACTGGAGGGACAAGGACCAGACCAGCGGCCCCGGGCGGGCCTACACCGTCGGCCGTATCGCCAGCGTGAAGCAGGTCCCGTTCGACATGTCCAGCCTGCACGGCAACAAGGCCATGGCTGCCCAGCACAACATGGTGGACGACGGCTCTGGAAGCATTCAG GTCTGGCGTATAGAGGGTGGGGATAAGGTCCCAGTGGATCCCTCCAACTACGGCCAGTTCTTCGGAGGGGACTGTTACCTGGTGCTGTACACCTACCGCCAGGGAAGCAAGGAGAAGCACATCATCTATACCTG GCAAGGCCTGAAATGTACTCAGGACGAGCTTGCTGCTTCCGCCTTCCTCACTGTCCAGCTGGATGACTCCATGGGAGGCATGCCTGTCCAG gtCCGTGTGACCCAGGGCCAGGAGCCGGCCCATCTCATGAGTCTGTTCAAGGGGAAGCCCATGATCATCCACTTGGGCGGAACGTCCCGGAAGGGTGGGCAGAGCCGGGTCGCTGCAACGCGCCTCTTCCACATCCGTCAGAGCTCCACCAGAGCCACGAGGGCCGTGGAG GTGGAGCCTACTGCAGCCTCCCTGAACACCAACGACGTGTTTGCCCTCAAGTCCCCTCAATCGACCTTCCTCTGGAGAGGCATGGGGGCCAGCGAAGAGGAGATGACCGCCGCCAAATACGTCGCCAACTTCCTCGGAGGGAGTGCCACTGAGGTGTTGGAGGGCAAAGAGCCTG CGGGGCTCTGGTCTGCCTTGGGTGGGAAGAAGGAATATCAGACTTCCAAGAGTCTCCAGAAGACCGTGAAGCCCCCTCGCCTGTTTGGCTGCTCCAACAAGACCGGCAGGCTCGTA GCCGAGGAAGTGCCTGGGGATATCACTCAGTCGGACTTGGCAACCGATGATGTCATGCTCCTGGACACCTGGGATCAG GTCTTCATCTGGATCGGCAGAGAGGCCAATGAGGTGGAGAGGACTGGATCAGCAAAAATTG CCAGCGACTACGTGGGCTCCGACCCCTCAGGGCGGCGCAATATTCCCGTCGCCACCATCAAGCAGGGCGCTGAGCCTCCCACCTTCACTGGTTGGTTCCAGGCCTGGGACGCCAACATGTGGGACACAGACCCTCTGGAGCGCATCCGGGCCCGCTTCTAG
- the zgc:109982 gene encoding retinol dehydrogenase 8: MNQKVVLITGCSSGIGLALAIRIAKDEKKRFMVYATMRNLSRGAALVEAAGRTLGRTLEIKQLDVCDEDSIAACVASLPLRRVDILISNAGMGLIGPIECQTIDEMKAVMDTNFFGLVRLLKEILPDMKKRKSGHIVVISSVMGIQGILFNDIYAASKFAVEGFCESLAVQALRFNLSLTLIEPGPVVTEFERKVFDEGTKTDLTKADKVTADMFTNIYLKNYKQIFESLGQTPEDIAEHTHKIITMDDPPFRHQTNTLYTPMTTLKYADPNGDLPIDTFYKMVFEHDKVFNASLNFLKLLRWRSRKSFTLDKENAQVAPIKK; encoded by the exons ATGAACCAGAAAGTTGTTCTCATCACAGGTTGCTCTTCCGGCATCGGCCTGGCACTGGCCATTCGCATAGCCAAGGATGAGAAGAAGAGATTCATGG TGTACGCCACCATGAGGAACCTGAGCAGGGGGGCGGCCCTGGTGGAAGCTGCTGGAAGGACCTTGGGCCGGACGCTGGAGATCAAACAGCTGGACGTGTGCGACGAGGACTCCATCGCAGCCTGTGTGGCGAGTCTGCCTCTCCGCAGAGTGGACATACTGA TCAGCAATGCAGGAATGGGTTTAATAGGTCCCATCGAGTGTCAGACGATCGACGAGATGAAGGCCGTCATGGACACAAATTTCTTTGGTTTGGTGCGGCTGCTTAAAGAAATCCTGCCAGACATGAAAAAGAGGAAGAGCGGCCATATTGTTGTGATTAGCAGTGTCATGGGTATCCAAG GTATATTGTTCAATGACATCTATGCAGCATCCAAGTTTGCTGTGGAAGGATTTTGTGAAAGCTTGGCAGTACAAGCATTGAGGTTTAATCTAAG TTTGACCTTGATTGAGCCGGGCCCTGTGGTGACAGAGTTTGAGCGTAAAGTCTTTGACGAGGGCACGAAGACCGACCTCACCAAAGCTGATAAAGTGACTGCAGATATGTTCACCAACATCTATCTCAAGAACTACAAGCAGATCTTTGAAAGCCTTGGACAGACTCCAGAGGATATTGCAGAG cacacacacaaaatcatcaCAATGGACGACCCGCCATTTCGCCACCAGACCAACACTCTCTACACCCCCATGACCACTCTCAAGTACGCAGACCCCAACGGGGACCTTCCCATTGACACCTTCTACAAGATGGTGTTTGAGCACGACAAGGTCTTCAACGCCAGCCTGAACTTCCTCAAACTGCTCCGCTGGAGGAGTCGTAAGAGCTTCACATTGGACAAGGAGAATGCTCAAGTTGCTCCGATAAAAAAGTGA
- the dr1 gene encoding protein Dr1, with translation MASSSGNDDDLTIPRAAINKMIKETLPNVRVANDARELVVNCCTEFIHLISSEANEICNKSEKKTISPEHVINALESLGFASYITEVKDVLQECKTVALKRRKASTRLENLGIPEEELLRQQQELFAKARQQQAELAQQEWLQMQQAAQQAQLAAASASASQQAGSSQDEDEEDDM, from the exons ATGGCATCTTCATCGGGAAATGACGACGATCTCACCATTCCTCGAGCAGCTATCAACAAGATGATAAAAGAAACCCTTCCCAACGTGCGTGTTGCCAACGATGCGAGGGAGCTGGTGGTAAACTGCTGCACGGAGTTCATACATCTGATTTCATCAGAGGCCAATGAAATATGCAACAAGTCTGAAAAGAAGACAATATCCCCCGAGCATGTAATCAATG CACTTGAAAGCCTTGGTTTCGCGTCGTACATTACTGAGGTGAAAGATGTCCTACAGGAGTGTAAAACAGTAGCACTTAAGAGGAGGAAGGCAAGCACCAGACTCGAGAACCTGGGCATTCCCGAGGAAGAGCTCCTTAGACAACAACAGGAATTGTTCGCCAAG GCCCGACAGCAGCAGGCGGAGCTTGCACAGCAGGAGTGGCTGCAGATGCAGCAGGCTGCCCAGCAAGCACAGCTGGCTGCAGCGTCTGCCAGCGCCTCCCAGCAGGCAGGTTCCTCCCAAGACGAAGACGAAGAGGATGACATGTGA